The Deltaproteobacteria bacterium genome includes the window CGCACCGCGGCTCGTGTGCCGGACACCACCACTTGTCCGCCGCCGTTCAGGTTGGCCGGGGCCACCACCTCGCCGTCCGCCGCCTCGGCGCAGATCCCGTGCACGGCGGCGGCCTCCAGCCCGAGAATGGCCGCCATGCCGCCCTCGCCCTCGGGCACGGCCTGCTGCATCAGACGGCCCCGTTCCCGCACCACCCGCGCCGCGTCCGCCAGCCCGAGGGCCCCGGCGCACACCAGGGCGCTGTACTCGCCAAGGCTGTGGCCGGCCACCCAGGCGGGCTTGAGGCCACACCGGCTTTCCAGTGCCCGCAACGCGGCCACGGACACCGTGAGGATCGCCGGCTGGGTGTTCTCCGTGCGGTTGAGGTCGGCCTCGGGGCCGCGAAAGCAGAGCTCCCGCAACCCGAAACCCAAGGCATCCTCCGCCTCCTCGAAGACGGCCCTGGCCTCGGGAAACCCGTCGCACAAGGCCTGGCCCATCCCCACGTACTGGGAGCCCTGTCCCGGAAAGACGAAAGCGGTCCGTGTCCGGTCCGTCACCGTTCTCCACCCAGCGCGCTCACGATGTCGTTGTTGATGTCCTGCGAGGCGGCCTCGGCCGCGACCCGCACGGCGTTCTTGATGGCCTTGGCGGACGAGCCTCCGTGCGCGACGATGGCGATGCCGTTCAAGCCGATCAGCGGCGCGCCGCCGTAGTGCGCGTAATCGAGACGGTCGTAGGCGCGTCTGATGGCGCCCCTGCTCAACAGGTAACCCAACCGGCTCGAGAGGCTGCCGCGGAACGCCTCCTTGAGCACCGTGGAAACGAACTGTCCCAGGCCCTCCATGGTCTTCAGCGCGACGTTGCCGGTGAAGCCGTCGCAGACCACCACCTGCACCCGGCCGTTGGTGATGTCCCGGCCCTCCACGTAACCCACGAAGTTCAAATCCGAACCCCGCAACTCGCCGAGCGCCTCGCGCGTGAGGTCATTGCCCTTGCTTTCCTCCTCGCCGTTGCTCAGGACACCCACCCGCGGGCGGGCGATGCCGAGGATCTTCTCCGCGTAAATGGCTCCCATGTGCGCGAACTGCACGAGTTGCCGGGGCTTGCAGTCGGTATTGGCGCCCCCGTCCACCAGCACGGTGCCCCCGGACAGCGACGGGCTCACCGCCAGGATCGCCGGCCGGTCCACGCCGGGCAACCGCCCCAGCACGAACATGCCAATGGCGAGCATGGCCCCGGAATTCCCCGCGCTCACCACGGCGTCGCCTTCCCCGGCCTTGAGCCGGTCGAAGGCGGCCCTCATGGAGGAGTCCTTCTGTTTCAGGGCGCGGCTGGGCGAGTCGTGCATGCCGATGAAGGTGGCCGCGGACAGCACGCGTACGGCCGACGGGTCGTGCTTGCGGCTCGACAGCTCGGACTCCACTGCGTCCCCCTGGCTCACCAGGGTCACCTCCACCCCATACTCCTCCGCCGCCTCCAGAGCTCCGGCCACGACGACGCCCGGGCCGTGGTCACCGCCCATCGCGTCAACGATGATCCGCCGCATCACGCACCGGGGACAGGCGCAATCCAGGGCACGTCAGGTGTCTTCGCCGGTCGTCACCGGCCGCGCCTTGTAGTAGCCGCAGGCGGCGCAGACCCTGTGCCTGAGCATCGCCGCGCCGCACCGCGAGCAAGTGACCCACTGCGGGGCGGCGATGGCGTCATGGGCGCGGCGCTTGTTGCGCTTGCTGTTGGAGGTTCTTCTCTTGGGTACGGGCATGTCCTTGTCCTGCTTGTCTGGTGTTTGCCGACCCGCCGGCGCTACGACCGGTCGAGTCGGAGGTTGCGGAAAGCCGCCATGCGGGGATCCCCCGGCGACGTGCACCCGCACGTGGTCCGGTTCAAGTCGGCGCCGCAGTCGGGGCACAGGCCGCGGCAATTCTCGCTGCACAGGGGCCGGAGGGGCAGGGCGAGCAGCGTCTGCTCGCGGACGAAGGGCGAGAGGTCGATGTCCTCCCCGGTGTAGAAGCTCAAGCCCATTTCGTCCGCCGTAAGCTCCATGTTCTTATTAGTCGGAAGGGGGTCCGGGGTCAATACGAAGTCGAAGGATTTTTCGATAACGAAGCCGCAGTCTTCCAGGCAACGGCTGCACTCGGCTTCCGCCGCCCCCTTGAGACTCCCGTGGAAGAATATCTCCCGTCCCGACCGGTAATAGGTGACGTCGATCCGGACCGGCGACGGCAGGCGGACCGCCGCCGAAGCTTCTTCCCGGACGATGTCGGGGGTTTCGGCGAAGCAGGTCTCCCTGGGTACGGTGTCGATTCGGCTGAGGGGGATCTTCAAGGCCGCTCCAGTCAAACGATCTTCATAGCTGGCAGGCGTCAAGCCTGTCAATCTCCAGAGCCCGCGCCCCACGGGGGCGCCTTGTGTACGTGAATCGTTTCTGTTAACGCATGTGTCCGTGACATTTTCCCTGCATCCCAGGAACGCTCGGCCTGGAAGCCGGATCCGCCGGCGCAACACCACCGGAGACGCCGCGTGAACGCCCGTCTCGGACTGGTGCACGCCGTGCTGCTGGCCACGGCGGACCTCAGCACCACGGTACCGGCGCACCATCCATCGGCCCGCAACCTCGGCACCGAGCGCATGGGCTCGGGAACCGTCGTCGATCCGGCCGGCATCATCCTCACCGTCAACTATGTCGTCAACGGCGCCGACTCCATCACGGTGACGCTCGCGGACGGGAAGCAATACCCCGGACAGCTCATGGCCCAGGACTTCGACTCCGGCATCGCCCTGGTCAAGATCGACGCCAACGACCTGCCCTTCCTGCGCCCGGCGGAAACCGTGACCGTGGGGCAGCCGGCCTTCATGATCGCCAGCAGCGGACAGCACAACCGGCGCGTCAGCGACGGCAACGTGACCTCGCTGGAAGGCTACGACGGCCAGTGGGAGTACATGCTGGAGAAGTCCATCCGCGTGAGCGCCTTCAATCCGGGCTTCGGCGGCGGCACGCTGGCGGACACCCGCGGGCGGCTGCTGGGAGTCGTGTCGCTGAACCTCAACGATATCGGAAAGTTCACCATGGCCATCCCGGTGGAGTACTACCTCCGGGACGCGGACGAGCTGCGCAACTTCGGACGGGTGCGGAGCCGCCCAGCGCGCCCCTGGCTGGGCCTCTACTCACAGGCCATGGGCGGCCACGTGCTGATCACGGGCGTGACCCCGTCGGGACCCGCGGAGAAGGCGGGGCTCAAACAGGGCGACATCATCCTCGCGGTGGAGCGGCAGGAGGTACAGACCCGGCCCCAGCTCTACCGGGAGGTGTGGAAGAAGCAGGCCGGCGACGTCATTACCTTCCGCGTGATCCGGGGCGACGGCGCCATGGACGTTCAGGTCCCCAGCATCGATCGCTGGGACCGAAACCGCAACAATCCGCCGGAGGGCCAGGCCGGCGCCTGACCGGCGTCTCCCGTCGGGCGTACAGGGCGTCCTTCCGAGACGACGCGCCCCGTGAAGAACATCACCACCTACCGGGTCATCTACGGCGACACGGACCAGATGGGCGTCGCCTACTACGCCAACTATCTCCGCTGGTTCGAGATCGGCAGGACCGAGTTCATGCGCCAGGCGGGCATTCCCTACGACCAGGCGGAACGGGAGGGAATCTTCTTCCCGGTGACCGAGGTGCAGTGCCGTTACCGCAAACCGGCCCTCTACGACAACCTGCTCTGGATCGAGACCACCCTCGAATCTCTCAGCCCCGTGGCGGTGCGGTTCCATTACCGCATCGGCCTGGAGGGACACCGCACCGCGCTGGCGTCCGGCTGGACGAAGCACGCGTGCCTCGGTCCTGAACGCAGGCTGACGCCCCTGCCCGACGCCTACGCGCGGCTACTCGGGCTGACCGGGCACTAGTGCCCGTCCGTGTGACCGATGGAAGAATCAGCGTGCCGGCTCCGCCGCGGCATGGACGCCGGCGCCGGTCTCGAGTCCGGGGACGCCGTAGGTGTCCGCGACGCGCCGCAAGAGCGCGATATTGTCGGCGTGGCCCGTCATCCGCGCGCGCACCCGGCCGCGAATGGGGCGGCCCATGAGCGAGAAGTCGCCGACGATGTCCAGTATCTTGTGCCGCGCGAACTCATCCTCGAAGCGCAGGGAGGTGTTGATCACGCGCTCGTCGTCGACGAGGATGCAGTTGCCGAGGCGGCCGCCCTTGATCAAGCCCAGCCGTTCGAGCTTCTCGAAATCGCGCAGGAAGCCGAAGGTCCGCGCCGGCGCGATCTCGTCCCGAAACGACTCCGCCCCCCGGTGGATGTAGGTGTATTCCTGACTGCCCACGGGACTCGGGTAGCGCAGGCGGTAGTGCACCGTGAAGACGTCGGCCGGTTCGATGACGATCTCCTCCGGCCCGTCCCCGCTCACGCTCAGGGTCCGGTCGATGACGATCTCCGGGCACGTCCCCTCCTGCTCTTCCACCCCGGCCTCCTCGATCAGGCGGCAGAACTCGATGGCCGAGCCGTCCATGATGGGAATCTCACCGTACATCTTGATCAGCAGGTTGGTGATGCCGTAGGCGTGCAGGGCCGCCATCAGGTGCTCCACGGTGCCCACCACCACGCCGCCGCGGCGCAACGACGTGGCAAAATCGGTGGAGCGCACGCAGTCCAGATGGGCCGGGACCGTGGCATCGCCGGAGATGCCGCCGAAGTGAATGCCGCTGTTCTCCGGCAGCGGGTGCAGGATGACGCCGGTGCTGACCCCCGAATGCAGGCCCAGGCCGTTGGCCACGACGCTCTTCCGGAGAGTTTTTTGGCGCACCGCGCCATCGGCGGAAACGGCGCTGGACCACGGCGCCGCCTGGTGCAGCCGCAACTGCTGCTCCGCCGCCGGACCCTCGCGCCGCGCGTCGCCGCAGGCGCGCTTGATGGTCGCCAGCAGCCCGTCGAGAGAGAGCGGCTTCTCGATGAAGTCGAAGGCGCCCAGCTTGGTGGCGGTCACCGCCGTGTGGATGCTCCCGTGGCCCGAGATCATGATGACGCGGGCGTCCGGATGCGCACTCTTGATCTGCTTGAGCAGCACGATGCCATCCATCTCGGGCATCCAGATGTCCAGCAGGATTACGTCCGGCGCCTCCTGCGTCACAAGCCGCAGCACCTCGGACCCCTCGGTCGCCGCGATCACACGGTAACCCTCGTCGGCGAGGATCTCGCGTACGGTATCGCGGATGACGTCCTCATCGTCCACCACCAGCACCGTTCGTTGCGCTGCCTGCATCGTCTCTGAATCCTCCACTTGAAACGCCGCGCGGTTTCCCCGCCTTCCGCGGTCCCGCGTCAGGACGCCTCGCTCGTTCGGACGTCGAGCGGCTCGGCCTGCGCGGCCGCGGGCAACTCGATGATGAAGCGCGTGCCGCGGGGCTGGTTCTGGCGCACGCGAATATATCCCCGGTGGTCGGCCACGATGGTGCCGACGATGGAAAGCCCCAGTCCGGTGCCGTCCTCCTTGGTCGAATAGTACGGCTCGAAGATCCGCCCCCGGTCCTCCCGGGCGATGCCCTCGCCCTCGTCCGCCACCTCCAGCCGCACCATGCCGAAGGCTTCGTCGTAGCGCGTGGCGATCTCGATGCGTCCGCCGCCGTTCAGGGACGCCACCGCATTGTCCAGCAGGTTGAACAACGCGCGCTTGATCTGCTCGCGGTCCAGCTCCACCAGCGGAACGGAATCCTGCTCCGAGAAATCGAACTCGACTTCCCGGTGACCTTCCTTGACAAGGAACAGCGCTTCCCGCACCACGTCGTTCAAGTCATCGGGGGCAAGCTTCGCCGTGGGCAGCCGCGCGAAGTTCGAGAACTCGTTCACCAGCGTCTTGAGCTCCTCCACCTGCCGGATGATGGTGGACGTACACTTGTCGAGCACGGCGCCGTCACCGTCCAGGACGTTCTCGTAGCGCTTGCGCAGGCGCTGCGCCGAGAGCTGGATCGGCGTCAGAGGGTTCTTGATCTCGTGGGCGATGCGGCGCGCCACCTCGCGCCACGCCTCCACCCGCTGCACGCTCTGGATCTCGGTGAGGTTCTCGATGAAGACCATGATGCCGAGCGTGTTGCCGTCGTCGTCCCGGAGGCTGGCGGCCGCGGTCATGAGAGTCAGGGGTCCGTCGCGGCCCACGATGCGTATATCGCGTT containing:
- a CDS encoding thioesterase family protein, which produces MKNITTYRVIYGDTDQMGVAYYANYLRWFEIGRTEFMRQAGIPYDQAEREGIFFPVTEVQCRYRKPALYDNLLWIETTLESLSPVAVRFHYRIGLEGHRTALASGWTKHACLGPERRLTPLPDAYARLLGLTGH
- the lpxC gene encoding UDP-3-O-acyl-N-acetylglucosamine deacetylase; translated protein: MQAAQRTVLVVDDEDVIRDTVREILADEGYRVIAATEGSEVLRLVTQEAPDVILLDIWMPEMDGIVLLKQIKSAHPDARVIMISGHGSIHTAVTATKLGAFDFIEKPLSLDGLLATIKRACGDARREGPAAEQQLRLHQAAPWSSAVSADGAVRQKTLRKSVVANGLGLHSGVSTGVILHPLPENSGIHFGGISGDATVPAHLDCVRSTDFATSLRRGGVVVGTVEHLMAALHAYGITNLLIKMYGEIPIMDGSAIEFCRLIEEAGVEEQEGTCPEIVIDRTLSVSGDGPEEIVIEPADVFTVHYRLRYPSPVGSQEYTYIHRGAESFRDEIAPARTFGFLRDFEKLERLGLIKGGRLGNCILVDDERVINTSLRFEDEFARHKILDIVGDFSLMGRPIRGRVRARMTGHADNIALLRRVADTYGVPGLETGAGVHAAAEPAR
- a CDS encoding DUF177 domain-containing protein; the encoded protein is MKIPLSRIDTVPRETCFAETPDIVREEASAAVRLPSPVRIDVTYYRSGREIFFHGSLKGAAEAECSRCLEDCGFVIEKSFDFVLTPDPLPTNKNMELTADEMGLSFYTGEDIDLSPFVREQTLLALPLRPLCSENCRGLCPDCGADLNRTTCGCTSPGDPRMAAFRNLRLDRS
- the fabD gene encoding ACP S-malonyltransferase codes for the protein MTDRTRTAFVFPGQGSQYVGMGQALCDGFPEARAVFEEAEDALGFGLRELCFRGPEADLNRTENTQPAILTVSVAALRALESRCGLKPAWVAGHSLGEYSALVCAGALGLADAARVVRERGRLMQQAVPEGEGGMAAILGLEAAAVHGICAEAADGEVVAPANLNGGGQVVVSGTRAAVRRAAYLARDRGARKVVELAVSAPFHCALMKPAAEGLREVLEAVEVHPLSVGVVTNVEAAVNADPARVKPLLVEQVVAPVRWDESVRALVDLGCERAVEIGPGRVLSGLIRRIDRSVRNLHVEAPENVDKLPTTLGA
- a CDS encoding S1C family serine protease, whose translation is MNARLGLVHAVLLATADLSTTVPAHHPSARNLGTERMGSGTVVDPAGIILTVNYVVNGADSITVTLADGKQYPGQLMAQDFDSGIALVKIDANDLPFLRPAETVTVGQPAFMIASSGQHNRRVSDGNVTSLEGYDGQWEYMLEKSIRVSAFNPGFGGGTLADTRGRLLGVVSLNLNDIGKFTMAIPVEYYLRDADELRNFGRVRSRPARPWLGLYSQAMGGHVLITGVTPSGPAEKAGLKQGDIILAVERQEVQTRPQLYREVWKKQAGDVITFRVIRGDGAMDVQVPSIDRWDRNRNNPPEGQAGA
- the plsX gene encoding phosphate acyltransferase PlsX; amino-acid sequence: MRRIIVDAMGGDHGPGVVVAGALEAAEEYGVEVTLVSQGDAVESELSSRKHDPSAVRVLSAATFIGMHDSPSRALKQKDSSMRAAFDRLKAGEGDAVVSAGNSGAMLAIGMFVLGRLPGVDRPAILAVSPSLSGGTVLVDGGANTDCKPRQLVQFAHMGAIYAEKILGIARPRVGVLSNGEEESKGNDLTREALGELRGSDLNFVGYVEGRDITNGRVQVVVCDGFTGNVALKTMEGLGQFVSTVLKEAFRGSLSSRLGYLLSRGAIRRAYDRLDYAHYGGAPLIGLNGIAIVAHGGSSAKAIKNAVRVAAEAASQDINNDIVSALGGER
- the rpmF gene encoding 50S ribosomal protein L32 — translated: MPVPKRRTSNSKRNKRRAHDAIAAPQWVTCSRCGAAMLRHRVCAACGYYKARPVTTGEDT